The Dendropsophus ebraccatus isolate aDenEbr1 chromosome 10, aDenEbr1.pat, whole genome shotgun sequence genome has a segment encoding these proteins:
- the LOC138766547 gene encoding olfactory receptor 8D1-like, translating to MQTNQTIRYFIIKGISDDPHLQLLIFLLVLLIYLTTISGNVTILIACRDPRLHTPMYFFLGNLSVVDICCTTVSLHKILINFITVDNRVSWFACMAQMYMFGSLEGLELSILTAMSYDRYVAICKPLRYHLIMNTRMCGILAVACWIMGFLQVLPPVGTVYSFSCYFSNEINHFFCDIIPVIRISCEDTTFVEMLFFIEGLFPIILTPFLLTFVSYIFIIHAILRIRTTSGRLKAFYTCSSHLTVVILLYTTLFGQYLTPNISSTLESKKLFALFNTAAVPLLNPVIYSLKNKDVKRALRRRT from the coding sequence ATGCAAACAAACCAGACAATCAGATATTTCATCATTAAGGGGATATCGGATGACCCCCACTTGCAGCTTCTGATCTTCCTTCTGGTTCTCCTGATTTATCTTACCACCATATCTGGTAATGTGACCATTCTCATTGCTTGTAGGGACCCTCGTCTCCACACTCCCATGTACTTCTTCTTGGGTAACTTGTCCGTGGTAGACATCTGTTGTACTACTGTTTCCTTGCACAAGATCCTTATAAATTTCATCACTGTGGATAACAGGGTTTCCTGGTTTGCTTGCATGGCACAGATGTACATGTTTGGATCGTTAGAAGGTCTTGAGCTTTCAATATTGACCGCCATGAGTTATGACCGGTATGTGGCCATCTGTAAGCCTCTACGATACCACCTAATTATGAATACGAGAATGTGTGGGATATTGGCTGTTGCCTGTTGGATTATGGGATTTCTGCAAGTTCTTCCTCCTGTCGGGACGGTATATAGTTTTTCTTGCTATTTCTCTAATGAGATCAACCACTTCTTCTGTGACATAATCCCAGTGATAAGAATTTCTTGCGAGGACACCACTTTTGTTGAAATGCTCTTCTTCATAGAAGGACTATTCCCCATAATACTGACCCCATTTCTCTTAACCTTTGTGTCTTACATATTTATAATACATGCCATACTGAGGATACGGACCACCTCTGGAAGGTTGAAGGCCTTCTACACGTGTTCCTCACACCTCACGGTGGTCATATTACTGTACACAACACTTTTTGGCCAATATCTGACCCCAAACATAAGTAGCACCTTGGAGTCCAAGAAACTTTTTGCTTTGTTCAACACGGCTGCTGTTCCTTTGCTCAATCCGGTGATCTACAGTCTTAAGAATAAAGATGTGAAAAGGGCTTTAAGGAGAAGAACCTAG